The nucleotide window TTGTCGATGGCGATGAGCCCGCCGGGACGCACCAGCTCCAGGCAGCGCTCGAAGTACAGGTCGTAGGCGCCCTTGTCGGCGTCGATGAAGGCGTAGTCGAACGTGCCCGCGTGGCCGGTCGCCAGCAAGCTCGCCAGCGAGTCCGCCGCCGGCGCGATCCGGAACTCGACCTTCGCACTCAGCCCCATCCGCCCGATGTGCTTTTGCGCGACGCCGGCGTACACGGCACTCAGCTCGCAGCAGATCAGCTTTCCGTCGGCCGGCAGTGCGCTCGCGACCCACGCGGCGGAGTACCCCGTAAACGTCCCGACTTCCAGGCACTTTTTGGCGCCCATCAGTTGGACCAGCATGGCCAGGAACGGCCCCTGTTCGGGCGCGATTTGCCACTCGGCTTCCGCGAGCTTCGTGGTTTCCTCACGGAGCGCCTCAAACGCGGCCGGCTCGCGCAACCCGACCGACAGCACGTACTCGTAGAGCTTTGCGGTCATCGGGGTGGGGTGAACGAAGCTCGGCAGCACGGCGAACCCTCCGGGGCGAGTCGTGCGGACATTGTACGAAACGCGGCGGCCCGACCCGTTGTCTCAAACGGGTCGGGCCGCCGCGTTTCACGGGTCGGTCAGCGGGCGTCCGCGATGCTGTTGCTCGGCTTGTGGTCGGTGTGCATCTTGGCGATTTCGGCCGCGAGGTTCTCGATGAACAGCGCCTTGAACGCACTCTCGGAGGGATAGGCCTCGACCGACCGGGCGGTTTTCGGGTACGAGAACGACAGCGGGTACTTGTCCTTCATTTCACCGCCATCGGCCCCGATCTCGTAGATGCTCACGAACACCTCGGCGCGGCCGTCATAGATACTGTTCTTGGTGTTGGGATCGTACAGCCGCAACTGGTCGAGGTA belongs to Gemmata obscuriglobus and includes:
- a CDS encoding class I SAM-dependent methyltransferase, with protein sequence MLPSFVHPTPMTAKLYEYVLSVGLREPAAFEALREETTKLAEAEWQIAPEQGPFLAMLVQLMGAKKCLEVGTFTGYSAAWVASALPADGKLICCELSAVYAGVAQKHIGRMGLSAKVEFRIAPAADSLASLLATGHAGTFDYAFIDADKGAYDLYFERCLELVRPGGLIAIDNTLWDGKPADPTVTDPDTQAIRALNAKLHGDRRVTLSFLPFADGLTLALKR